A stretch of the Pseudomonas sp. ACM7 genome encodes the following:
- a CDS encoding methyl-accepting chemotaxis protein has translation MVSTAFHEMVATANEVARSCSQAAESADSGQRQAREGQQQIDAAVTSVDRLSQEIEQSAQSMQQLERDSNDIQSILGTIRSIAEQTNLLALNAAIEAARAGEQGRGFAVVADEVRALAKRTADSTAEIDGLLGNLAKRTSQVTQQMHASLEVSQQSVTRIGEARSSFGLIRESVDVIRDMNTQIATAAEEQHQVAEDINRHISQIHGDAQLVAELANSARLDSQSLAGLSNELDGLVRRFRT, from the coding sequence ATGGTTTCCACCGCGTTCCACGAAATGGTCGCCACCGCCAACGAAGTCGCGCGCTCTTGCAGCCAGGCGGCGGAATCGGCCGACAGCGGCCAGCGCCAGGCGCGTGAAGGTCAGCAACAGATTGATGCGGCCGTGACCAGCGTTGATCGCTTGAGCCAGGAAATCGAACAGTCGGCCCAGTCGATGCAACAGCTTGAGCGCGATAGCAACGACATTCAGTCAATCCTCGGGACCATTCGCTCGATTGCCGAACAGACCAACCTGCTGGCGCTGAACGCGGCCATTGAAGCGGCGCGGGCCGGTGAACAGGGTCGTGGGTTTGCGGTGGTGGCCGATGAAGTTCGGGCGCTAGCCAAACGCACGGCGGATTCCACGGCGGAAATCGACGGTTTGCTGGGCAACCTCGCCAAACGCACCAGTCAGGTGACTCAGCAAATGCATGCGAGCCTGGAAGTATCCCAGCAATCGGTGACGCGGATCGGTGAAGCACGCAGCAGCTTCGGGCTGATTCGGGAATCGGTAGACGTGATCCGCGACATGAACACCCAGATCGCTACCGCGGCAGAAGAACAGCATCAGGTGGCTGAAGACATCAATCGGCACATCAGCCAGATTCATGGTGACGCGCAGTTGGTGGCGGAACTGGCGAACTCGGCGCGGCTGGATTCGCAGAGTCTGGCGGGGTTGTCGAACGAGTTGGATGGGTTGGTGCGCCGCTTCAGAACCTAA
- a CDS encoding PA4780 family RIO1-like protein kinase: MKTPKRIEPLIEDGLVDEVLRPLMSGKEAAVYVVRCGNELRCAKVYKEANKRSFRQAAEYQEGRKVRNSRQARAMAKGSKFGKKETEDAWQNAEVAALFRLAGAGVRVPQPYDFLEGVLLMELVADEYGDAAPRLNDVVLEPDQAREYHAFLISQIVLMLCTGLVHGDLSEFNVLLTPTGPVIIDLPQAVDAAGNNHAFSMLERDVGNMASYFGRFAPELKKTKYAKEMWALFEAGTLHPASILTGEFDEPEELADVGGIMREIEAARLDEERKQAVRAADDAPPGKTEEPPPPWMQ; encoded by the coding sequence ATGAAGACTCCAAAACGCATTGAACCCCTGATCGAGGACGGTCTGGTCGACGAGGTGCTGCGCCCACTCATGAGTGGTAAAGAAGCAGCTGTTTATGTGGTGCGCTGCGGCAACGAGTTACGTTGCGCGAAGGTCTACAAGGAGGCGAATAAACGCAGTTTCCGTCAGGCGGCCGAGTATCAGGAAGGCCGCAAGGTGCGCAACAGCCGTCAGGCTCGAGCGATGGCCAAGGGCTCCAAGTTTGGCAAGAAAGAAACCGAAGACGCCTGGCAAAATGCCGAAGTGGCGGCATTGTTCCGTCTGGCCGGTGCTGGCGTTCGGGTCCCTCAGCCGTACGACTTCCTTGAAGGCGTGCTGCTGATGGAACTGGTGGCCGATGAGTACGGCGATGCCGCGCCGCGTCTGAACGACGTGGTGCTGGAACCGGATCAGGCGCGCGAGTATCACGCGTTCCTGATTTCGCAGATCGTGCTGATGTTGTGTACCGGTCTGGTGCACGGTGACCTGTCGGAGTTCAACGTACTGTTGACCCCGACCGGCCCGGTGATCATCGATCTGCCGCAAGCGGTCGACGCGGCGGGCAACAACCACGCGTTCAGCATGCTAGAGCGGGATGTCGGCAACATGGCGTCCTACTTCGGGCGGTTTGCGCCGGAGTTGAAAAAGACCAAGTACGCCAAGGAAATGTGGGCCCTGTTCGAAGCCGGCACCTTGCACCCGGCCAGTATCTTGACCGGCGAGTTCGATGAGCCGGAAGAGTTGGCCGATGTTGGCGGGATCATGCGCGAGATCGAGGCAGCACGCCTTGATGAAGAGCGCAAGCAAGCGGTGCGCGCGGCAGATGACGCGCCACCGGGCAAAACCGAAGAGCCGCCTCCGCCTTGGATGCAGTGA
- a CDS encoding heavy metal translocating P-type ATPase produces the protein MSESTTFDLPIAGMTCASCAGRVERALSKVIGASAVSVNLATEQARVQAPSDSLPALMDAVQQAGYSVPQQSLELSIDGMTCASCVGRVERALAKVPGVKSVSVNLANERAHLELLGQIDPQTLIGAVTKAGYNASVWEVEHPQTDNQQQRLHRERWALIMAIVLASPLVLPMLLQPFGVHWMLPAWVQFALATPVQFIFGARFYVAAWKAVRAGAGNMDLLVALGTSAGYGLSLYEWATAAGRMPHLYFEASAVVIALVLLGKYLESRAKRQTASAIRALEALRPERAIQVIDGREQDVAISALRLNDLVMVKPGERFPVDGEVVEGQSHADEALISGESLPVPKQPGDKVTGGAINGEGRLLVRTLALGAETVLARIIRLVEDAQAAKAPIQKLVDKVSQVFVPTVLLIALATLIGWWLYGAPMETALINAVAVLVIACPCALGLATPTAIMAGTGVAARHGILIKDAEALERAHEVSAVVFDKTGTLTSGTPRIAHLSAINHDEAALLQMAGALQRGSEHPLAKAVLDACAERGLTVADVTDSQSLTGRGIAGTLDGRRLALGNRRLLEESRLSAGEWADSATAWETEGRTLSWLIEQSPELRVLGLFAFGDTLKPGALQAVQQLNARNISSHLLTGDNRGSAKVVAEALGIKDVHAEVLPADKAATVAELKKTGVVAMVGDGINDAPALAAADIGIAMGGGTDVAMHAAGITLMRGDPRLVPAALEISRKTYAKIRQNLFWAFVYNLIGIPLAAFGFLNPVLAGAAMALSSVSVVSNALLLKTWKPKDLEDNR, from the coding sequence ATGTCCGAATCCACCACTTTCGATCTGCCGATTGCCGGCATGACCTGCGCCAGTTGCGCCGGGCGTGTCGAGCGCGCCTTGAGCAAAGTCATCGGCGCCTCTGCCGTCAGCGTCAACCTGGCCACCGAACAGGCCCGGGTTCAAGCACCCAGCGACAGCCTGCCGGCCTTGATGGATGCGGTGCAGCAGGCGGGTTACAGCGTGCCGCAGCAGAGTCTGGAATTGAGCATCGACGGCATGACCTGCGCCTCCTGCGTCGGCCGGGTCGAGCGAGCGCTGGCCAAGGTGCCGGGAGTCAAAAGTGTCAGCGTCAACCTGGCCAACGAACGCGCCCATCTTGAGTTGCTCGGCCAGATCGATCCACAAACCCTGATCGGCGCAGTGACCAAGGCAGGCTATAACGCCAGTGTCTGGGAAGTCGAACACCCGCAAACCGATAATCAACAACAACGCCTGCACCGTGAGCGTTGGGCCTTGATCATGGCGATCGTCCTCGCCTCGCCGCTGGTGCTGCCAATGCTGCTGCAACCGTTCGGCGTGCACTGGATGCTCCCGGCCTGGGTGCAATTCGCGCTGGCCACGCCGGTGCAATTCATCTTCGGTGCGCGGTTTTATGTGGCCGCCTGGAAAGCCGTGCGCGCCGGTGCGGGCAACATGGATTTGCTGGTTGCGTTGGGCACCAGCGCCGGTTATGGCTTGAGTCTCTATGAATGGGCCACCGCCGCCGGGCGCATGCCGCACCTGTATTTCGAAGCCTCAGCGGTGGTGATCGCCCTGGTGCTGCTGGGCAAATACCTGGAAAGCCGCGCCAAGCGCCAGACCGCCAGCGCCATTCGCGCCCTCGAAGCCTTGCGACCCGAGCGGGCGATTCAGGTGATCGACGGCCGCGAGCAAGATGTCGCCATCAGCGCCTTGCGTCTGAATGATTTGGTCATGGTCAAGCCCGGCGAACGCTTCCCGGTGGACGGTGAAGTGGTCGAAGGCCAGAGCCACGCCGACGAAGCACTGATCAGCGGCGAAAGCCTGCCGGTGCCCAAACAACCCGGCGACAAAGTCACCGGCGGCGCGATCAATGGCGAAGGCCGGTTGCTCGTTCGCACCCTGGCCTTGGGCGCAGAAACCGTGCTCGCCCGCATCATCCGCCTCGTCGAAGACGCTCAAGCTGCAAAGGCGCCGATCCAGAAACTGGTGGATAAAGTCAGCCAGGTGTTCGTGCCCACGGTCCTGTTGATCGCGTTGGCAACCTTGATCGGTTGGTGGTTGTACGGCGCGCCGATGGAAACGGCGCTGATCAATGCTGTGGCGGTATTGGTGATCGCTTGCCCGTGCGCCTTGGGGTTGGCCACGCCGACAGCGATCATGGCCGGCACCGGCGTGGCGGCGCGCCACGGGATTCTGATCAAGGACGCCGAAGCGCTGGAGCGTGCCCATGAAGTCAGTGCTGTGGTATTCGATAAGACCGGCACGCTGACTTCGGGTACTCCGCGCATCGCTCATTTGAGCGCAATCAACCATGACGAAGCTGCGCTGCTGCAAATGGCCGGCGCCCTGCAACGCGGCAGCGAGCATCCGCTGGCCAAGGCGGTGCTGGACGCTTGCGCCGAGCGCGGTTTGACGGTGGCCGATGTTACCGACAGCCAGTCCCTGACCGGCCGTGGCATCGCGGGCACTCTCGACGGTCGTCGATTGGCGCTGGGCAATCGTCGTCTGTTGGAAGAGAGCCGCTTGAGCGCTGGTGAATGGGCGGACTCCGCCACCGCGTGGGAAACCGAAGGCCGGACCCTGTCCTGGCTGATCGAGCAAAGTCCCGAACTTCGGGTGCTGGGCCTGTTCGCTTTCGGTGACACCCTCAAACCCGGCGCGCTGCAAGCCGTGCAACAACTCAACGCACGCAACATCAGCAGCCACCTGCTGACCGGCGATAATCGCGGCAGTGCTAAAGTGGTTGCCGAGGCGCTGGGCATCAAGGATGTCCACGCCGAAGTACTGCCGGCGGACAAAGCCGCCACCGTCGCGGAACTGAAAAAAACCGGCGTGGTAGCGATGGTCGGTGACGGCATCAATGACGCACCCGCCTTGGCCGCCGCCGACATCGGTATCGCCATGGGCGGTGGCACCGACGTGGCGATGCACGCGGCCGGAATCACCCTGATGCGCGGCGACCCACGGCTGGTGCCAGCGGCGCTGGAGATCAGCCGCAAGACCTACGCGAAGATTCGTCAGAACCTGTTCTGGGCCTTCGTCTACAACCTGATCGGCATTCCGCTGGCAGCGTTCGGTTTCCTCAACCCGGTGCTGGCCGGTGCGGCCATGGCGTTGTCGAGCGTCAGCGTGGTGAGCAATGCGCTACTGTTGAAAACCTGGAAACCCAAGGATCTGGAGGACAACCGATGA
- a CDS encoding multidrug effflux MFS transporter gives MNFRSILILGALSAFGPLAIDFYLPAFPAMALAFGTDEKHVQLTLAAYFLGLSIGQLAYGPVADRFGRRIPLLTGVGLFTAASLACAYAPNLEWLIGARFVQALGGCAGMVIARAIVSDKCDAVGSAKVFSQLMLVMGLAPILAPMLGGLLVNTTGWQSIFLVLTGFSALAGLAVALGLPESLPAHVPRQPLSGALRQYGRLLSDPVYLGHALTGGIAIAGMFAYIAGSPFVFIKLYGVPPEHFGWLFGTNAAGFILVAQLNARLLAKRGPAFLLVRTVWIYVGAGLALLAVSSLHTAQLWPLLIPLFVCIASLGCILPNASACAMNGQGARAGSASAMLGCLQFSVAAGAAALVGVLHDGSAMPMAMVISLCGVLVVSVAMLTRRLQNARALAQAQV, from the coding sequence ATGAATTTCCGTTCCATTTTGATTCTTGGCGCCTTGAGCGCCTTCGGTCCGCTGGCGATCGATTTCTATCTGCCGGCCTTCCCGGCGATGGCGCTCGCCTTCGGCACCGATGAAAAACACGTTCAGCTGACCCTGGCGGCGTATTTCCTTGGCTTGTCCATCGGTCAACTGGCTTACGGCCCGGTGGCAGATCGTTTTGGGCGCCGCATTCCCTTGCTGACCGGTGTCGGGCTGTTCACTGCGGCCTCTCTGGCCTGTGCCTATGCGCCGAACCTCGAGTGGCTGATCGGCGCACGTTTCGTTCAGGCGTTGGGCGGGTGCGCGGGGATGGTGATCGCGCGGGCGATTGTCAGCGATAAATGCGATGCGGTGGGTTCGGCGAAGGTCTTTTCGCAGCTGATGCTGGTGATGGGCCTGGCGCCGATTCTTGCGCCCATGCTGGGTGGGCTGTTGGTCAACACCACGGGCTGGCAGTCGATCTTTCTCGTATTGACCGGTTTCAGTGCGCTGGCAGGGTTGGCCGTGGCGCTCGGGCTGCCGGAAAGTCTGCCGGCCCATGTGCCGCGTCAACCGTTGTCGGGGGCGTTACGTCAGTACGGTCGACTGTTGTCGGACCCGGTCTACCTCGGCCACGCCCTGACCGGTGGCATCGCCATCGCCGGGATGTTTGCCTACATCGCCGGTTCACCGTTCGTTTTCATCAAGCTGTATGGCGTGCCGCCCGAGCATTTCGGCTGGCTGTTCGGTACCAACGCGGCGGGTTTCATTCTGGTGGCGCAGCTCAACGCGCGATTGCTGGCCAAGCGTGGTCCGGCTTTTCTGCTGGTGCGCACCGTGTGGATCTACGTCGGCGCCGGTCTGGCGCTGCTGGCCGTCAGTTCGTTGCACACCGCGCAGCTATGGCCGTTGCTGATTCCGCTGTTTGTCTGTATCGCCAGCCTCGGTTGCATCCTGCCTAACGCCTCGGCCTGCGCCATGAACGGGCAGGGCGCGCGGGCCGGCAGTGCATCGGCGATGCTCGGTTGCCTGCAATTCAGCGTCGCCGCCGGGGCAGCAGCATTGGTGGGTGTTTTGCACGATGGCAGCGCCATGCCGATGGCCATGGTCATCAGCCTGTGCGGAGTTCTGGTGGTGAGCGTGGCGATGCTCACCCGGCGCTTGCAAAATGCCCGGGCGCTGGCGCAAGCCCAGGTCTGA
- a CDS encoding helix-turn-helix transcriptional regulator, producing the protein MPTNGQLSLERTIPTLTALPRPLYARAESLNAGSWTPPHRHDWVQFSYAISGVLGVHTAEGSFFAPPQWGIWIPADLEHQVVTSMRAEMRSLYVRREDCEWADGRCRVLEVTPLARELIKSFCLLPVEYPQGDNQESRLVSVLLDQLAHLPEVGFSLPLPRHERLLGLCNELIESPERNVTLQEWAERLGMSEKTLMRLFQRETGLSFRGWRQRMRLLSSLSLLEEGDSVTNAALSCGYDSTSAFIAAFKSLFGFTPGELFKQ; encoded by the coding sequence ATGCCGACTAACGGACAACTTTCCCTCGAACGGACGATTCCGACGCTGACAGCGCTGCCGCGTCCGCTGTATGCCCGCGCGGAAAGTCTCAACGCCGGTTCATGGACGCCGCCGCATCGGCACGATTGGGTGCAGTTTTCCTACGCGATCAGCGGCGTTCTCGGCGTGCACACCGCCGAAGGCAGTTTCTTTGCGCCGCCGCAGTGGGGCATCTGGATTCCGGCAGATCTCGAACACCAGGTGGTGACTTCGATGCGCGCCGAAATGCGCAGCCTCTATGTGCGCCGCGAGGATTGTGAATGGGCGGACGGGCGTTGCCGGGTGCTGGAAGTGACGCCGTTGGCCCGGGAGCTGATCAAGAGTTTTTGTTTACTGCCGGTTGAATATCCGCAGGGCGACAACCAGGAGTCACGGCTGGTGAGTGTGCTGCTGGATCAGTTGGCGCATCTACCCGAGGTCGGCTTCTCGCTGCCGTTGCCGCGCCATGAACGGTTGCTGGGGTTGTGCAACGAGCTGATCGAAAGCCCTGAGCGCAATGTGACGTTGCAGGAGTGGGCCGAGCGATTGGGGATGTCGGAGAAGACCTTGATGCGGCTCTTTCAGCGGGAAACCGGGTTGAGCTTTCGAGGGTGGCGCCAGCGGATGCGGTTGCTGTCGTCGTTGAGTTTGCTGGAGGAGGGGGACAGCGTGACGAATGCCGCGCTGTCTTGCGGGTATGACTCGACTTCGGCGTTTATTGCGGCGTTCAAAAGCCTGTTCGGGTTTACCCCCGGCGAGCTATTCAAGCAGTGA
- a CDS encoding heavy-metal-associated domain-containing protein yields MQVFNVQGMSCGHCVKAITQALQAKDPAASVRIDLAAKEVGVDSALTADQVIAVITEEGYEAKVA; encoded by the coding sequence ATGCAAGTGTTCAACGTTCAAGGCATGTCCTGTGGTCACTGCGTCAAAGCCATCACCCAGGCGCTGCAAGCCAAGGATCCGGCGGCCAGCGTGCGTATCGATCTGGCCGCGAAAGAAGTCGGCGTCGACAGTGCGTTGACAGCGGATCAAGTGATCGCGGTGATCACCGAAGAAGGCTACGAGGCGAAAGTCGCCTGA
- a CDS encoding bile acid:sodium symporter family protein produces MHAFKHLKRVVTDWFLCGMLIATLLAYFFPTFGATGGGMHAEYVINIGVFLVFFLHGVNLSSEQITHGLKNWKLHVMVQGFTFAVFPLIWLLSDKLLGSHIPSLLMLGFLYLCALPSTISSSVALTGSAGGNVPAAILNASLSSVLGIFLTPLLVSFVVGSGAGGIDLGSTLLDLCAMLLLPLVLGQWVRPFLGKFFARHKRYTNIVDKLVILLLVYAAFCNSMVSGMWQKQGNSVILTALIGSAILLAIILWMTTRTARALKFSPADEIAAVFCASKKSLAAGAPMAALIFGANPGLGLILLPIMIYHPLQLIVCSVMAESYANRNRHLAQQQSAAVLSAQ; encoded by the coding sequence ATGCATGCCTTCAAACACCTCAAACGCGTGGTCACCGACTGGTTCTTGTGCGGCATGTTGATCGCCACGCTGCTGGCGTATTTCTTCCCGACCTTCGGGGCCACCGGCGGTGGAATGCACGCTGAATACGTGATCAATATCGGCGTGTTCCTGGTGTTCTTCCTGCATGGGGTCAACCTGTCCAGCGAGCAGATCACTCACGGTCTGAAAAACTGGAAGCTGCACGTGATGGTTCAGGGTTTCACCTTCGCGGTGTTTCCGCTGATCTGGCTGCTGAGCGACAAGCTGTTGGGTTCGCACATTCCGTCTCTGCTGATGCTGGGTTTCCTGTACCTCTGTGCCCTGCCCTCGACCATTTCCTCGTCCGTGGCCCTGACCGGCAGCGCGGGCGGCAACGTACCGGCGGCGATTCTCAATGCGAGCCTGTCCAGCGTGCTGGGGATTTTCCTGACGCCGTTGCTGGTGAGTTTCGTGGTCGGCAGCGGTGCTGGCGGTATCGATCTGGGCTCAACCCTGCTCGACCTCTGCGCCATGTTGCTGTTGCCACTGGTACTCGGCCAATGGGTTCGGCCGTTCCTCGGCAAGTTCTTCGCCCGCCACAAGCGCTACACCAACATCGTCGACAAGCTGGTGATTCTGTTGCTGGTCTACGCGGCGTTCTGCAATTCGATGGTGTCGGGGATGTGGCAAAAACAGGGCAACAGCGTAATCCTCACAGCACTGATCGGCAGTGCGATCCTGCTGGCGATCATCCTGTGGATGACCACCCGCACCGCTCGCGCATTGAAATTCAGCCCGGCCGATGAAATCGCTGCGGTATTTTGCGCCAGCAAGAAATCCCTGGCCGCCGGTGCGCCGATGGCAGCGCTGATCTTCGGCGCCAACCCAGGGCTTGGGCTGATCCTTCTGCCGATCATGATCTACCACCCGTTGCAGCTGATCGTCTGCTCGGTCATGGCCGAGAGTTACGCCAACCGCAACCGGCATCTGGCCCAACAGCAAAGCGCCGCAGTCCTCAGCGCTCAATAA
- a CDS encoding acetyl-CoA C-acetyltransferase — translation MTQLRRVAIIGGNRIPFARSNGPYTTASNQAMLTAALEGLIERYNLHGLRLGEVAAGAVLKHSRDMSLIRECVLGSRLSPTTPAYDIQQACGTGLEATLLVANKIALGQIECAIAGGVDTTSDAPIGVNEGLRKILLQANRAKTTADKLKSFLQLRPRHLIPDLPRINEPRTGLSMGEHCELMAQAWNIPRDEQDQLALESHQKMAASYTEGWHNDLMTPFLGLTRDDNLRPELTLEKLASLKPVFEKSAKGTLTAGNSTPLTDGASLVLLGSEEWAKERGLPVLAYLRDGEVAAVDFVNGAEGLLMAPVYAVPRLLARNGLTLQDFDYYEIHEAFAAQVLCTLKAWEDAEYCKTRLGLDAPLGSIDRSRLNVKGSSLAAGHPFAATGARIVASLAKLLDAAGQGRGLISICAAGGQGVTVIIER, via the coding sequence ATGACTCAACTGCGCCGCGTTGCGATTATTGGTGGTAACCGTATCCCCTTCGCCCGTTCCAACGGGCCGTACACCACCGCCAGTAACCAGGCGATGCTCACCGCCGCGCTCGAAGGCCTGATCGAACGCTACAACCTGCACGGTTTGCGCCTGGGCGAAGTGGCGGCGGGGGCGGTGCTCAAGCACTCCCGGGATATGAGCCTGATCCGCGAGTGTGTGCTCGGCTCGCGGCTGTCGCCAACCACCCCGGCCTACGACATTCAGCAGGCGTGCGGCACCGGTCTGGAAGCGACGTTGCTGGTGGCGAATAAAATCGCGCTGGGCCAGATCGAATGCGCAATCGCCGGCGGCGTCGACACCACCTCCGACGCGCCGATTGGGGTCAACGAAGGCCTGCGCAAAATCCTCCTGCAAGCCAACCGCGCCAAAACCACCGCCGACAAACTGAAATCCTTCCTGCAACTGCGCCCCCGTCACCTGATCCCGGATCTGCCACGCATCAACGAACCACGCACTGGCCTGTCGATGGGTGAGCACTGCGAATTGATGGCCCAGGCCTGGAATATTCCGCGCGACGAACAGGACCAACTGGCCTTGGAAAGTCACCAGAAAATGGCCGCGTCCTACACCGAAGGCTGGCACAACGACTTGATGACGCCGTTCCTCGGTCTGACCCGCGACGACAACCTGCGCCCGGAACTGACCCTGGAAAAACTCGCGTCACTCAAACCGGTGTTCGAGAAAAGCGCCAAGGGCACCCTGACGGCGGGCAACTCGACGCCGCTCACCGATGGCGCGTCGCTGGTGCTGCTGGGCAGTGAAGAATGGGCCAAGGAGCGCGGCTTGCCGGTCCTTGCCTATTTGCGCGATGGCGAGGTGGCGGCGGTGGATTTCGTCAACGGTGCGGAAGGATTGTTGATGGCGCCGGTGTATGCAGTGCCGCGTTTGCTGGCGCGCAACGGCCTGACCTTGCAGGACTTCGATTACTACGAAATCCACGAAGCCTTCGCCGCGCAGGTGCTCTGCACGCTGAAGGCTTGGGAGGATGCGGAATATTGCAAAACCCGCCTCGGTCTCGATGCGCCACTGGGCTCCATCGACCGCAGCCGCCTCAACGTCAAAGGCAGTTCACTGGCGGCGGGGCATCCGTTTGCCGCGACTGGCGCACGCATCGTCGCGAGCCTGGCGAAGTTGCTGGATGCGGCGGGGCAGGGCCGAGGGTTGATCTCGATCTGCGCCGCCGGAGGCCAGGGGGTGACAGTGATTATTGAGCGCTGA
- a CDS encoding MFS transporter, translating to MNTASPRNAQLIITARLVSDFGAFLNMVALATYVYLLSNSAMSVGIFLASRVAGGIFASLIGTTFYRRWAGRLPLIAFDLLRAGLLGLLLVLPVAQQMLLLPVIAFGLGFGNSMFAIGLNSQLPHLIESEYLLKTNAWITSASSAAMVGGSLVSGLLVAAFGFETVFALNVVTYLLAALFILPLRFSQPAPSDEPTHERGEWAALLQGLRSTPVVAAMLAVAMADTLGSAAHNVGFPIISRLLTPESASTTLGLMLAVWASGKLIGARIASRLKGSDNVNLERRFFFGVLLMSCGFILMFQQQTLYGLLLFALPAGLGDGFSEVGLMSRLQREPDSLRLPIFSFLTLLQMTGFGIGMLIAAPFYSWWTPGAVVLLFHGIPLTTLLVVKGLAIRGERVVRNSPTPGS from the coding sequence GTGAACACCGCATCCCCTCGCAACGCCCAACTCATCATCACCGCCCGTCTGGTCTCGGACTTCGGTGCCTTCCTCAACATGGTCGCCCTGGCCACCTACGTCTACCTGCTCAGCAACAGCGCCATGAGCGTCGGCATCTTCCTCGCCAGCCGCGTGGCGGGTGGGATCTTCGCCAGTCTCATCGGCACGACGTTTTATCGCCGTTGGGCTGGGCGCCTGCCGCTGATTGCCTTCGACCTGTTGCGCGCCGGGCTGCTGGGCCTTCTGCTGGTGCTACCTGTCGCCCAGCAGATGCTGCTGTTACCGGTGATCGCTTTCGGTCTGGGATTCGGCAACTCGATGTTCGCCATCGGCCTCAACAGTCAGTTGCCGCACTTGATCGAAAGCGAATACCTGCTCAAGACCAACGCCTGGATTACCTCGGCGTCATCGGCAGCCATGGTCGGCGGAAGTCTGGTGTCTGGGCTTTTAGTGGCAGCATTCGGCTTTGAAACAGTGTTTGCATTGAACGTGGTCACTTATCTGCTGGCCGCGTTGTTCATCTTGCCGCTGCGCTTTTCACAACCTGCACCCAGTGATGAACCCACCCACGAACGTGGTGAATGGGCGGCCCTGCTCCAGGGCCTGCGCAGCACACCGGTGGTGGCGGCGATGCTCGCGGTGGCCATGGCTGACACCCTGGGCAGTGCCGCGCACAACGTGGGGTTTCCGATCATTTCCAGACTGCTGACGCCCGAGTCGGCCAGCACCACGCTGGGCCTGATGTTGGCGGTCTGGGCCAGCGGAAAACTCATCGGCGCGCGCATCGCCAGCCGACTGAAAGGCTCTGATAACGTGAACCTGGAGCGGCGATTTTTCTTTGGTGTGTTGCTGATGTCCTGCGGCTTCATCCTGATGTTTCAGCAACAGACCCTTTACGGGCTACTGCTGTTCGCGCTGCCGGCGGGTCTCGGCGACGGCTTCTCGGAAGTCGGCCTGATGTCACGCCTGCAGCGTGAACCGGACAGCCTGCGCCTGCCGATTTTCAGCTTCCTGACGCTGCTGCAAATGACCGGGTTCGGCATCGGCATGCTGATCGCCGCGCCGTTCTATTCGTGGTGGACGCCGGGTGCCGTGGTGCTGTTGTTCCACGGGATTCCGCTCACCACCTTGTTGGTGGTGAAGGGGCTGGCAATCAGGGGCGAGCGGGTTGTGCGCAACAGCCCGACTCCAGGTTCTTGA
- the cueR gene encoding Cu(I)-responsive transcriptional regulator — MNIGQAARQSGLSAKMIRYYESIGLLKAAHRTDSGYRVYGDDDLHTLAFIKRSRDLGFSLEEVGKLLTLWQDRQRASADVKALARQHIDELNQKIRELGQLRDTLQDLVEHCHGDHRPDCPILKNLESGCCAQPARP, encoded by the coding sequence ATGAACATCGGCCAAGCGGCCCGCCAAAGCGGCCTGAGCGCGAAGATGATCCGTTATTACGAATCCATCGGCTTGCTCAAGGCCGCCCATCGTACTGACAGCGGCTATCGGGTTTACGGCGACGACGACCTGCACACCCTGGCGTTCATCAAACGCTCCCGGGACTTGGGGTTCTCACTGGAAGAAGTCGGCAAACTGCTGACCCTCTGGCAGGACCGCCAAAGAGCCAGCGCCGATGTGAAGGCCCTGGCCCGTCAGCACATTGATGAACTGAACCAGAAAATCCGCGAACTCGGTCAGTTGCGCGACACGCTGCAGGACCTGGTCGAACACTGCCACGGTGATCACCGTCCCGACTGCCCGATCCTCAAGAACCTGGAGTCGGGCTGTTGCGCACAACCCGCTCGCCCCTGA